Proteins co-encoded in one Streptomyces sp. JH34 genomic window:
- a CDS encoding ATP-binding protein translates to MNQDALVWCMVAVTVTAVAAVVALAARNRALGAKKQQSEAELRRQLHTSDSHLHLSRAELQRFRSEQDGTVREAKEAAEENTKAVLKGAASFLQSLAAEQTTLLDGVQRKYGNHAVLSDLLEVNHANAQMARKAQGIAVMCGAPLGRRNRPASVYDVVRSAQGQIRNFHRVSVMQQTALALKSSAVAPVALAVAELLDNAASFSQHDAPIEVTFQRVQSNLCIVIDDAGVGMNDEDRQRATELLSGDVVPRLSQLGNQPKFGFPVIGLIARQYGFKVDVTGVSRYGGVRAVVLLPEELWTMEETPPAQEAPVSSILRSENRPPSGTARTTHGLPKRGARQAPIASVPDPVATRPDPTPPAPERTSRSSGRSLGAFQRGTLSGRNLDTTSEGSEDA, encoded by the coding sequence ATGAATCAAGACGCACTCGTGTGGTGCATGGTTGCGGTGACGGTGACAGCCGTTGCCGCCGTAGTGGCACTCGCCGCCCGCAACAGAGCCCTGGGGGCGAAGAAGCAGCAGTCCGAGGCCGAGCTGAGACGCCAGCTGCACACATCCGACAGTCACCTCCACCTCTCGCGGGCTGAACTGCAACGTTTCAGGAGCGAACAGGACGGGACGGTCAGGGAGGCCAAGGAAGCGGCGGAGGAGAACACCAAGGCGGTCCTCAAGGGCGCGGCCAGCTTCCTGCAGAGTCTCGCGGCGGAGCAGACCACCCTCCTGGACGGCGTCCAGCGCAAGTACGGCAACCACGCCGTGCTCAGCGACCTGCTCGAGGTGAACCACGCCAACGCGCAGATGGCCCGTAAGGCGCAGGGCATCGCGGTCATGTGCGGTGCTCCGCTCGGCCGCCGCAACAGGCCCGCCAGCGTCTACGACGTGGTGCGCAGCGCCCAGGGGCAGATCCGCAACTTCCACCGGGTCTCCGTCATGCAGCAGACCGCCCTCGCGCTGAAGTCGTCGGCGGTCGCGCCCGTGGCACTCGCGGTGGCCGAACTCCTTGACAACGCTGCCAGCTTCTCCCAGCACGACGCACCGATCGAGGTGACGTTCCAGCGGGTCCAGAGCAATCTGTGCATCGTCATCGACGACGCCGGTGTCGGCATGAACGACGAGGACCGCCAGCGGGCGACCGAACTGCTGTCGGGCGATGTCGTCCCCCGTCTCTCGCAGCTGGGCAACCAGCCCAAGTTCGGCTTCCCCGTCATCGGCCTGATCGCTCGTCAGTACGGCTTCAAGGTGGATGTCACCGGAGTCTCCCGGTACGGCGGCGTCCGGGCCGTCGTCCTGCTGCCCGAGGAGCTGTGGACCATGGAGGAGACGCCGCCCGCCCAGGAGGCGCCCGTGAGCAGCATTCTGCGTTCGGAGAACCGGCCGCCGAGCGGGACCGCGCGCACGACCCACGGCCTGCCGAAGCGGGGAGCCCGTCAGGCTCCCATCGCGAGCGTGCCGGACCCGGTGGCCACGCGACCGGACCCGACGCCGCCGGCGCCCGAGAGGACCAGCCGTTCCTCCGGACGCAGCCTGGGGGCCTTCCAGCGCGGCACTCTGTCAGGCCGCAATCTCGACACCACATCCGAAGGGTCCGAAGACGCATGA
- a CDS encoding roadblock/LC7 domain-containing protein, which produces MTADLSWMLEDIVQNVPRARHAVLLSADGLPRGATEGLAEKEVNTISAAMAGMQSLSRATSHFAGPETDRQWSQTIIEFSHGWSFLIGAGQGAYLAAAAAPDVDMQQISFRMHRLVARLGNNLTSPPRVNSEEAAGTRNTGTGGRGGSGDSGFVLADLDRVIADVRGARHAVLLGADGLPRGATSGLNRDMADTISAAMTGIHAYSRVTSRFAGVQEDAAWRQTVIEFQHGWIFLISAGPGAFLAAAAEHDCDIEEFTTRLHEVIPKLTPSAVGGEGVAHA; this is translated from the coding sequence ATGACCGCAGACCTGTCGTGGATGCTCGAGGACATCGTGCAGAACGTGCCCAGGGCACGGCACGCCGTCCTGCTGTCCGCCGACGGACTTCCCCGTGGTGCCACTGAAGGCCTGGCCGAGAAGGAGGTGAACACGATCTCCGCCGCGATGGCCGGGATGCAGTCGCTCAGCCGTGCCACGTCCCACTTCGCCGGACCGGAGACGGACCGGCAGTGGAGTCAGACGATCATCGAGTTCTCCCACGGATGGAGCTTTCTGATCGGAGCAGGGCAGGGCGCGTACCTGGCCGCTGCCGCGGCGCCCGACGTGGACATGCAGCAGATCTCCTTCCGTATGCACCGGCTCGTGGCGAGGCTGGGAAACAACCTCACCTCTCCTCCCAGGGTGAACTCCGAGGAGGCCGCCGGTACACGGAACACCGGGACGGGCGGGCGCGGAGGTTCCGGTGACTCGGGGTTCGTGCTCGCCGATCTCGACCGGGTGATCGCCGACGTGCGGGGCGCCCGTCACGCCGTGCTGCTCGGGGCCGACGGACTGCCCCGCGGGGCGACCAGCGGGCTGAACAGGGACATGGCGGACACGATCTCCGCGGCGATGACGGGCATACACGCCTACAGCAGGGTCACTTCGCGGTTCGCGGGCGTCCAGGAGGACGCCGCGTGGCGGCAGACGGTCATCGAGTTCCAGCACGGCTGGATCTTCCTGATATCGGCGGGCCCCGGGGCCTTCCTGGCCGCCGCCGCGGAGCATGACTGCGACATAGAGGAGTTCACCACCCGCCTGCACGAAGTGATCCCGAAGCTGACGCCGTCGGCAGTGGGGGGAGAGGGGGTGGCTCATGCCTGA
- a CDS encoding DUF742 domain-containing protein, translating to MPDGPDQELELTSSLVPLFVITNGRALPPDHEYEHTTLVMAAQDAAATARTLSPEAGQVMALVTEGFLSVAEVAGHTHLPLGIVRILLAQLEEDSLILVRRPIPRAERVDRELVSAVLEGLKNRFGA from the coding sequence ATGCCTGACGGGCCCGACCAGGAGCTGGAACTGACGTCCTCGTTAGTCCCCCTCTTCGTCATCACCAACGGACGGGCCCTGCCCCCGGACCACGAGTACGAGCACACCACGCTCGTCATGGCGGCGCAGGACGCGGCGGCCACGGCACGCACCCTCTCCCCCGAAGCCGGCCAGGTCATGGCTCTGGTCACCGAGGGTTTCCTGTCCGTCGCCGAGGTGGCCGGCCACACGCACCTGCCGCTGGGCATCGTGCGCATTCTGCTGGCGCAGTTGGAGGAGGACAGCCTCATTCTGGTGAGGAGGCCGATACCTCGCGCCGAGCGTGTCGACAGAGAACTGGTCAGCGCCGTGCTCGAAGGCCTGAAGAATCGATTCGGAGCGTAA
- a CDS encoding ATP/GTP-binding protein yields MYLDPDVSHAVKILIVGHFGVGKTTCIGSLSEIEPLRTEEEITEASEGFDDLSGTPHKKTTTVAMDFGRLTLSDSLVLYLFGTPGQERFKEMWEELSRGALGALVLVDPERLHESFPVLDLVESFGLTYAIGVNHFEGTTDYPLDEVREALNLTADTPVARCDVRDERTSAQALITLVEHLMSQLG; encoded by the coding sequence GTGTACCTGGATCCAGACGTCTCCCACGCGGTGAAGATCCTCATAGTCGGGCACTTCGGGGTCGGGAAGACCACCTGCATCGGCAGTCTCTCCGAGATCGAGCCGCTGCGGACCGAGGAGGAGATCACCGAGGCCAGCGAGGGATTCGACGACCTGTCGGGCACACCTCACAAGAAGACCACCACCGTGGCCATGGACTTCGGCCGCCTCACCCTCAGTGACTCGCTGGTCCTCTACCTCTTCGGAACGCCCGGGCAGGAGCGTTTCAAGGAGATGTGGGAGGAGTTGTCACGGGGCGCTCTGGGAGCACTGGTCCTTGTGGACCCCGAGCGCCTGCACGAGTCCTTCCCCGTCCTCGACCTGGTCGAGAGCTTCGGTCTGACGTACGCCATCGGCGTCAACCACTTCGAGGGCACCACCGACTATCCACTCGACGAAGTCCGCGAGGCGTTGAACCTGACCGCCGACACGCCCGTCGCCAGGTGCGACGTCCGCGACGAGAGAACCTCGGCGCAGGCCCTCATCACCCTCGTCGAACATCTCATGTCCCAACTCGGCTAG
- a CDS encoding cytochrome P450, giving the protein MQQPLDPQEIPPGCPAHENVRLYGPAFGADPDGHYAHLRSFGLSAPVDIAPDVEVELVTSYDAALYVLQNPASFVRDSRRWNALNEGRVPADSPALPMMSHRPNALFSDGAAHARLRQAVTDSLATVNELQLVKQTQQSADYLISRFGSEPRGQAELMSEYAQPLPLLVFSDLFGCPPEIGDRVIAGISGIFEGTPGADEVLGGALLELIALKRRRPAADLTTRLMEHPARLSDEEVLHQLVTLLSGGTAPLTATIGSSSALYLGEEWQPGLPVEDAVAQSLWNYAPIANYAAHYPVHDVDLGGRTLRANDPVLISFAAANTDPKLTEHRRQLSAKAHLAFGAGPHACPAKDPAFMIAVTAVETLLNRLPDIEMRVPFGTLAWAPSPWSRSLVTLPVRFTPRAQPSPASGHAQPGAAPQQSAPSPAGSHGSQPQGAAAPQHKGGLFSRFLAWTRGE; this is encoded by the coding sequence ATGCAGCAGCCGCTTGACCCGCAGGAGATACCTCCCGGGTGCCCCGCCCACGAGAACGTCCGGTTGTACGGCCCCGCGTTCGGAGCCGACCCCGACGGCCACTACGCGCATCTGCGCTCGTTCGGCCTGAGCGCCCCCGTCGACATCGCCCCGGATGTGGAGGTCGAGCTGGTCACCAGCTACGACGCCGCCCTCTACGTCCTGCAGAACCCCGCCTCCTTCGTCCGGGACTCCCGCCGCTGGAACGCGCTGAACGAAGGCCGTGTCCCGGCGGACAGCCCGGCCCTGCCGATGATGAGCCACCGCCCCAACGCCCTGTTCAGCGACGGTGCGGCCCATGCCCGGCTGCGCCAGGCGGTCACCGACAGCCTCGCCACGGTCAACGAGCTCCAGCTCGTGAAGCAGACGCAGCAGTCCGCCGACTACCTGATCAGCCGCTTCGGTTCCGAGCCCCGCGGCCAGGCGGAGCTGATGTCGGAGTACGCCCAGCCGCTGCCGCTGCTGGTCTTCAGCGACCTGTTCGGCTGCCCCCCGGAGATCGGTGACCGGGTGATCGCCGGTATCAGCGGCATCTTCGAGGGGACTCCGGGTGCCGACGAGGTCCTGGGCGGCGCGCTCCTGGAGCTGATCGCCCTCAAACGACGCCGTCCGGCGGCCGACCTGACGACCCGTCTGATGGAGCACCCGGCCCGGTTGAGCGACGAGGAGGTGCTGCACCAGCTCGTGACCCTGCTCTCCGGAGGTACCGCTCCCCTGACCGCCACGATCGGGAGCAGCAGTGCGCTGTACCTGGGCGAGGAGTGGCAGCCCGGGCTGCCGGTCGAGGACGCGGTCGCCCAGAGCCTGTGGAACTACGCTCCGATCGCCAACTACGCGGCTCACTACCCGGTCCATGACGTCGACCTCGGCGGCAGGACCCTGCGGGCCAACGACCCGGTGCTGATCTCCTTCGCCGCGGCAAACACCGATCCCAAACTGACCGAGCACCGCCGGCAGCTCAGCGCCAAGGCCCATCTCGCCTTCGGTGCGGGCCCGCACGCCTGCCCCGCCAAGGACCCGGCGTTCATGATCGCGGTCACCGCGGTCGAGACTCTGCTCAACCGGCTGCCGGACATCGAGATGCGAGTTCCGTTCGGGACCCTCGCCTGGGCTCCGAGTCCGTGGAGCCGCTCGCTGGTGACCCTCCCCGTACGCTTCACTCCGCGAGCTCAGCCGTCGCCCGCCTCCGGCCACGCGCAGCCGGGCGCCGCGCCCCAGCAGAGCGCGCCCTCCCCCGCCGGATCCCACGGCTCCCAGCCGCAGGGCGCTGCCGCGCCGCAGCACAAGGGTGGTCTCTTCAGCCGGTTCCTGGCATGGACGAGAGGGGAGTGA
- a CDS encoding cytochrome P450: MGVTTTPSSDRRASASLFSRLRTARGQADPFPIYEELLARGGVSPAPWGGSFVTSFAVCDQVLRSRDWLEPDARWRERQGSGTRWNASSSREMSRTLAALNPPDHTRARRAAGTFDRATVQRIGRSVSRTAERLLDNLAERLRDGEADFAAVVGEELPVATIGDWLGLPAADWPRLRELTHDQVFTQELLPSASQLAASDAATAELRAYFTDLVKARRARPGDDPVSRWIDSWDAVEPDRDKADEAVYFLVLFVLLAALETTATLLTTMTLLLVESPARWDQVADNPDLVPGFVEETLRYDPPTHVISRVAAADSVLGGMEIRKDEMVHLMVGAAHRDPAKHSDADVFDPSRPPAHLAFSGGIHYCLGAPLARLEAQTLLRQLVRRLPRLTLVRRPTMAPRVAFRRPLNLDVALA; encoded by the coding sequence ATGGGAGTCACCACAACTCCGTCGTCCGACCGCAGGGCATCCGCATCCCTCTTCTCGCGTCTGAGGACGGCAAGAGGGCAGGCCGACCCCTTCCCGATATACGAGGAACTGCTGGCGAGGGGCGGGGTCAGCCCCGCTCCGTGGGGAGGCTCCTTCGTCACGAGCTTCGCCGTCTGCGATCAGGTCCTGCGCAGCCGGGACTGGTTGGAACCCGACGCTCGCTGGCGCGAGCGGCAGGGATCGGGCACGCGCTGGAACGCCTCGTCCTCGCGGGAGATGAGCAGGACACTGGCCGCGCTCAACCCTCCGGACCACACTCGGGCCCGCCGGGCGGCCGGCACGTTCGACCGGGCCACGGTTCAGCGGATCGGCCGGTCGGTGAGCCGGACGGCCGAGCGGCTCCTTGACAACCTCGCGGAGCGGCTGCGGGACGGGGAGGCCGATTTCGCGGCGGTCGTGGGCGAGGAGCTGCCGGTCGCCACCATAGGCGACTGGCTCGGGCTGCCCGCTGCGGACTGGCCCCGCCTGCGGGAGCTGACGCACGACCAGGTCTTCACCCAGGAGCTGCTTCCGTCCGCGAGCCAGCTGGCGGCGTCCGACGCGGCCACGGCCGAACTGCGCGCCTACTTCACGGACCTGGTGAAGGCCCGGCGCGCCCGCCCCGGCGACGATCCCGTGTCCCGCTGGATAGACTCCTGGGACGCCGTGGAACCCGACCGCGACAAGGCGGACGAAGCGGTGTACTTCCTGGTTCTGTTCGTCCTCCTGGCCGCCCTGGAGACCACCGCGACGCTCCTGACGACCATGACGCTCCTGCTCGTCGAGAGCCCGGCGCGCTGGGACCAGGTCGCGGACAACCCCGACCTGGTCCCCGGGTTCGTGGAGGAGACGCTGCGCTACGACCCGCCCACCCACGTCATCAGCAGGGTCGCCGCCGCGGACAGCGTCCTCGGCGGCATGGAGATACGCAAGGACGAGATGGTCCACCTCATGGTGGGGGCCGCCCATCGGGACCCGGCGAAACACAGCGACGCCGATGTGTTCGACCCCTCGCGCCCGCCCGCCCATCTCGCCTTCAGCGGCGGCATCCACTACTGCCTGGGGGCGCCGCTCGCCCGGTTGGAGGCCCAGACCCTTCTCCGTCAGCTCGTCCGCCGTCTGCCCCGTCTCACTCTCGTACGCCGCCCGACGATGGCCCCCAGGGTCGCGTTCAGGCGCCCTCTGAACCTGGACGTCGCTCTCGCATGA
- a CDS encoding enoyl-CoA hydratase/isomerase family protein — MNATAGTLVNSRKAIRVEEDGPVLHVRLNPWNQEDTLDSAVLDDLRLLLDDLHDRPDIRLLTLSSLGQDFCLGADRNEYQEALAADPTGSALRRIADKAQRLCQALENTHAVTIARLHGRVIGAGLALASFCDLRVGADTCRFRMPEVGIGLPPAWGGAMGRLVSEAGAARIRELMLTCDVFDAETAERLGLLHKTAPLDRLDEVVNAWTRPLARRSPEALVLTKRMLAGFARADRTADTSLLDSHLLTAQLNQRG; from the coding sequence ATGAACGCAACCGCCGGTACGCTCGTCAATTCCCGCAAGGCGATACGCGTCGAGGAGGACGGCCCCGTACTCCATGTACGGCTCAACCCGTGGAACCAGGAGGACACCCTGGACAGCGCCGTCCTCGACGATCTCCGCCTCCTGCTCGACGACCTGCACGACCGCCCTGACATCCGCCTCCTGACCCTCTCGTCCCTGGGGCAGGACTTCTGCCTTGGAGCGGACCGCAACGAGTACCAGGAGGCGCTCGCCGCGGATCCCACCGGTTCCGCGCTGCGGCGCATCGCGGACAAGGCCCAGCGGCTGTGTCAGGCCCTGGAGAACACCCACGCCGTCACCATCGCCAGGCTCCACGGCCGGGTGATCGGTGCCGGGCTGGCGCTCGCCTCGTTCTGCGACCTGCGTGTGGGCGCGGACACGTGCCGATTCCGCATGCCGGAGGTCGGCATCGGTCTCCCCCCTGCGTGGGGAGGGGCGATGGGCCGCCTCGTCTCCGAGGCGGGCGCCGCCAGGATCCGCGAACTCATGCTGACCTGCGACGTGTTCGACGCGGAGACGGCTGAACGGCTCGGACTCCTCCACAAGACCGCCCCGCTCGACCGGCTCGACGAGGTCGTCAACGCCTGGACGAGGCCGCTCGCCCGGCGCTCCCCCGAAGCCCTCGTCCTGACCAAGCGCATGCTGGCCGGCTTCGCGCGGGCGGACCGGACGGCGGACACCTCGCTGCTCGACTCCCACCTCCTGACCGCCCAACTCAACCAGCGTGGGTAA
- a CDS encoding aldehyde dehydrogenase family protein — MTPSSPAANLILKPGTAWQDAWRRCLAAAPEAFQDDRVRNLRGAAWHPDGRTLPATSPVDGTPVAGPPRLDAPAARDAVRAALDAHRAWRHVPLPERRARVSATLDALTEHRELLALLLVWEIGKPWRLAQADVDRAIDGVRWYVDHSDRLLAGRTPLAGPVSNIASWNYPMSVLVHAMLVQALAGNAVIAKTPTDGGVSCLTLACALAAREGLPFTLLSGSGSELSEPLVRSAEIGCVSFVGGRDTGARIATAVADLGKRHILEQEGLNTWGVWNYSDWPALTAVIPKLFDYGKQRCTAYPRFVVQRTLFADFLAAYLPAVRSLRTGHPLAVEHPSDPLPVLDFGPLINATKAKELHDQVTEAIDRGAVPLHQGSASDARFLPGQDTSAYLQPVTLLNPPPSSPLHHAEPFGPVDTIVLVDTEAELLAAMNASNGALVATLSTDDPETYERLAPQIRAFKTGHGKPRSRGDREELFGGFGASWRGAFVGGELLVRAVTDGPGEERLPGNFPDHHLMP, encoded by the coding sequence ATGACACCCTCATCTCCAGCCGCGAACCTCATCCTCAAGCCGGGAACGGCCTGGCAGGACGCCTGGCGCCGCTGTCTCGCCGCCGCCCCCGAGGCCTTCCAGGACGACCGCGTCCGCAATCTCCGGGGCGCCGCATGGCACCCCGACGGCCGCACCCTCCCCGCCACCAGCCCCGTCGACGGCACCCCCGTAGCCGGACCTCCCCGGCTGGACGCCCCGGCCGCCCGTGACGCCGTACGAGCGGCCCTCGACGCCCACCGGGCCTGGCGCCACGTCCCGCTCCCCGAGCGCCGGGCCCGTGTGTCCGCCACCCTCGACGCCCTCACCGAGCACCGCGAACTCCTCGCCCTGCTCCTGGTCTGGGAGATCGGCAAACCCTGGCGCCTCGCCCAGGCCGACGTGGACCGCGCCATCGACGGCGTCCGCTGGTACGTCGACCACAGCGACCGCCTGCTGGCCGGCCGGACCCCGCTCGCGGGCCCCGTCTCCAACATCGCCAGCTGGAACTACCCCATGTCCGTCCTGGTCCACGCGATGCTCGTCCAGGCCCTGGCCGGCAACGCGGTGATCGCCAAGACCCCCACCGACGGCGGCGTCTCCTGCCTCACCCTGGCCTGCGCCCTCGCGGCCCGCGAGGGCCTCCCGTTCACCCTGCTCAGCGGCAGCGGAAGCGAACTGTCCGAACCCCTCGTCCGGTCGGCCGAGATCGGCTGCGTCTCCTTCGTCGGAGGGCGGGACACCGGTGCCCGCATCGCCACCGCCGTCGCCGACCTGGGCAAGCGGCACATCCTCGAACAGGAGGGCCTCAACACCTGGGGCGTCTGGAACTACTCGGACTGGCCTGCCCTCACCGCCGTCATCCCGAAGCTCTTCGACTACGGCAAGCAGCGCTGCACCGCCTATCCCCGCTTCGTCGTCCAGCGCACCCTCTTCGCGGACTTCCTGGCGGCCTATCTCCCCGCCGTGCGCTCGCTCCGCACCGGGCACCCCCTCGCCGTGGAGCACCCCTCGGACCCGCTGCCCGTCCTGGACTTCGGCCCCCTGATCAACGCCACCAAGGCCAAGGAACTCCACGACCAGGTCACCGAGGCGATCGACCGCGGGGCCGTCCCCCTCCACCAGGGCTCCGCGTCGGACGCCCGCTTCCTCCCCGGCCAGGACACCAGCGCCTACCTCCAGCCGGTCACCCTCCTGAACCCGCCGCCCTCCTCACCGCTCCACCACGCGGAGCCCTTCGGACCGGTCGACACGATCGTCCTGGTCGACACCGAGGCCGAACTCCTCGCGGCCATGAACGCGTCGAACGGCGCCCTGGTCGCGACCCTCTCCACCGACGACCCGGAGACGTACGAGCGGCTGGCCCCGCAGATCCGCGCCTTCAAGACCGGCCACGGCAAGCCGCGTTCGCGAGGGGACCGTGAGGAGCTCTTCGGTGGCTTCGGCGCGTCGTGGCGGGGCGCCTTCGTGGGCGGCGAACTGCTCGTACGCGCCGTGACCGACGGCCCGGGGGAGGAGCGGCTGCCCGGCAACTTCCCGGACCACCACCTGATGCCGTAG
- the sucD gene encoding succinate--CoA ligase subunit alpha, protein MAIFLSKESKVLVQGMTGAEGMKHTRRMLAAGTRIVGGVNPRKAGRAADLDGVTVPVFGSVRDGMDATGADVTVVFVPPPFARAAVVEAADAGIGLAVVITEGIPVHDAVAFHAHARARGTRVLGPNCPGVISPGQSNAGIIPADIATEPGRIGLVSKSGTLTYQLMHELRETGFSTAVGIGGDPVIGTTHIDCLTAFENDPDTELIVLIGEIGGDAEERAATHIARHVTKPVVGYIAGFTAPEGRTMGHAGAIVSGSSGTASAKKKALEAVGVAVGATPTETARLAEELLRG, encoded by the coding sequence ATGGCCATCTTCCTCAGCAAGGAGAGCAAGGTCCTCGTCCAGGGCATGACCGGTGCCGAGGGCATGAAGCACACCAGGAGGATGCTCGCCGCGGGTACCCGGATCGTCGGCGGCGTGAACCCCCGCAAGGCGGGCCGCGCCGCGGACCTCGACGGCGTCACGGTCCCGGTGTTCGGCTCCGTCCGCGACGGGATGGACGCGACCGGCGCCGACGTCACCGTCGTCTTCGTCCCGCCCCCGTTCGCCAGGGCTGCCGTCGTCGAGGCGGCCGACGCCGGCATCGGTCTGGCCGTGGTCATCACCGAGGGCATCCCCGTCCACGACGCCGTGGCCTTCCACGCCCATGCGAGGGCTCGGGGTACACGCGTCCTCGGCCCCAACTGCCCCGGGGTCATCAGCCCCGGCCAGTCCAACGCGGGCATCATCCCGGCCGACATCGCGACGGAGCCAGGCCGCATCGGTCTCGTCTCCAAGTCCGGCACGCTCACCTACCAGCTGATGCACGAGCTCCGCGAGACCGGGTTCTCGACGGCCGTGGGCATCGGTGGCGACCCGGTGATCGGCACCACGCACATCGACTGCCTGACGGCGTTCGAGAACGACCCGGACACCGAACTGATCGTCCTCATCGGCGAGATCGGCGGCGACGCGGAGGAACGCGCCGCCACCCACATCGCCCGGCACGTCACCAAGCCGGTCGTCGGCTACATCGCCGGCTTCACCGCCCCCGAGGGCAGGACGATGGGCCACGCGGGGGCCATCGTCTCGGGGTCCTCGGGCACGGCCTCGGCGAAGAAGAAGGCGCTGGAGGCCGTGGGGGTCGCCGTGGGCGCCACCCCGACGGAGACGGCCCGCCTGGCGGAGGAGCTCCTGCGCGGCTGA